GCTGTTTTCGGATACTTTCCGGTTGCTGGGGTAATTATTTGCCGTGTTTCCTCCAAATTAATAAAAAGAGGGCATGGACATTCCCATCCAAAGCATCATGAGAACAATCATCGTAATACCAATCCCGATAGTTCCAATAATCATTCCGATCAAAATCGTTACGCCGTCTCGATTAAGAAGCCCCAAAGACATCACCAAAATTCCCCAGCCGGGCGGAAAATTTGTCAAGGGGATAGGAAGCGCGATGGATACGGTAAAAACAAAAGCAAAAATTCCGATGATCCGTTCCCACGTATGGACACTGATGTAGGTCATCCGAGGCTGCATTCTGTGCTCAATTTTTTTCAACCAAGGGCTTGCTTTGGTAACGATTTTTTCCAGACTCTCTCTCTTAATAACTTTTTTCTCCATCCAAGCCGGAAGCCATGGAGCCCGCATACCTAAAATCATTTGTACCGAGAAAATGAATAATGGAATTGAAAAAAGGGTCGTGTAGCCTGGCGGGACCGGGATCGGTATGCAAAGCGGTAACGCTCCGATCGCCATCAGAAT
This is a stretch of genomic DNA from Nitrosomonas sp. sh817. It encodes these proteins:
- a CDS encoding exopolysaccharide biosynthesis protein, with the translated sequence MTTKERPTSDFLAIVVVENKKEAMTVGEIKNALHERGFGILMAIGALPLCIPIPVPPGYTTLFSIPLFIFSVQMILGMRAPWLPAWMEKKVIKRESLEKIVTKASPWLKKIEHRMQPRMTYISVHTWERIIGIFAFVFTVSIALPIPLTNFPPGWGILVMSLGLLNRDGVTILIGMIIGTIGIGITMIVLMMLWMGMSMPSFY